In the genome of Bacillus sp. S3, one region contains:
- a CDS encoding alpha/beta fold hydrolase, giving the protein MSKTPLILLPGTLCNQRLWRHQIEHLSDLADITVGDLTTFPSVEAMASSILEHAPERFALAGLSLGGIVSLEIMRQAPERVIKLALLDTTAHPPKPEQIPAWNQLLRTAKEVGVSQVTEDYLLPNLIYQHHPEKELLTQTILTMAEEVGLMGYINQLKAVMTKPDGFEVLPAITCHTLLLVGREDLLCTVKMHQEMKERIPNAQLVILENCGHLSSLENPEAVTRAMRIWLSHENRSEGNCSAQKNRCKACCQTLCQSQ; this is encoded by the coding sequence TTGAGCAAAACACCGCTCATTTTATTGCCTGGAACGCTTTGCAACCAAAGATTATGGCGGCATCAAATAGAGCATTTATCTGATCTCGCTGATATAACCGTAGGGGACCTCACAACATTCCCTTCGGTAGAAGCGATGGCAAGTTCGATTTTAGAACATGCTCCTGAGCGTTTTGCCCTTGCTGGTTTATCATTAGGCGGTATTGTTTCCCTAGAAATCATGAGGCAGGCACCAGAACGTGTGATTAAACTTGCCTTACTCGATACCACAGCTCATCCCCCAAAGCCGGAGCAAATTCCTGCCTGGAATCAGCTACTGAGAACGGCAAAAGAAGTCGGGGTATCACAAGTGACCGAGGATTATTTATTGCCTAATCTAATCTACCAGCACCATCCAGAGAAAGAACTACTGACTCAAACGATTCTTACGATGGCTGAAGAGGTCGGGCTCATGGGCTATATCAATCAGCTGAAGGCGGTAATGACAAAGCCCGATGGCTTTGAAGTACTCCCGGCCATTACGTGTCATACCCTGTTGCTTGTGGGCAGGGAAGATCTTCTCTGTACGGTAAAAATGCATCAGGAAATGAAAGAGCGGATCCCGAATGCCCAGCTAGTTATTCTTGAAAATTGCGGTCATTTGAGCAGTTTAGAAAATCCTGAAGCCGTTACTAGGGCAATGAGAATCTGGCTTAGTCATGAAAATAGATCAGAAGGAAACTGCTCCGCCCAAAAAAACAGGTGTAAAGCCTGTTGTCAAACCCTTTGTCAAAGTCAATAA
- a CDS encoding four-carbon acid sugar kinase family protein, whose translation MIRHSELSYKRLLESLPSPLRHENIRQQIKEVNTQQKRKMIVLDDDPTGSQTVHNLFVLTSWDKEILRKAFNDSHFMFYILTNTRSFNPEETEAILREIIRNVTAVAKELDCSFSIINRGDSTLRGHYPLEIDVITDEIHRLSGEEFDGQVIIPAFFEGKRYTYRDVHYIEEKDQLIPVSQTEFSKDKSFGFTESNLCKWIAEKTNGRIPETSCLSISVEQIRKGPEKVLDLLLQTTGNQPIIVNALCYEDLDTAAMALIKAEQQGKKFIYRTAASFVKSYGGVDDQPYLTKEEMVIGRDHNRGGLVIVGSHVKKTTNQLQQLLADSSLNAVEINVNHLLENDKRDEEINRINRMVHSAVESGTTTVVYTSRELIYTTNRFDNLAISQRISKALTDVIQSLTTAPKFIIAKGGITSSDIATLGLEIKMAKVIGQAAPGIPVWLTGEEAKFSGVPYIIFPGNVGEDSTLLEIVLKLT comes from the coding sequence ATGATAAGGCATTCAGAACTTTCCTATAAAAGATTACTAGAATCATTGCCTTCCCCCTTGAGACATGAAAATATTCGTCAACAGATTAAGGAAGTTAATACGCAGCAAAAGCGGAAAATGATCGTTTTGGATGATGATCCCACAGGTTCCCAAACCGTTCATAACCTTTTTGTGTTAACAAGTTGGGATAAGGAAATTCTCCGAAAAGCTTTCAATGATTCTCACTTTATGTTTTACATTTTAACGAATACACGGAGCTTTAATCCGGAAGAAACAGAAGCAATTCTGAGGGAAATCATTCGTAATGTAACTGCTGTTGCAAAGGAGTTAGACTGTTCATTTTCAATCATTAATAGAGGCGATTCTACACTTAGAGGACATTATCCGTTGGAGATTGATGTCATCACTGATGAAATTCACCGATTAAGTGGTGAGGAATTTGATGGACAGGTAATTATTCCAGCATTTTTTGAAGGAAAACGATATACGTATCGAGATGTTCATTATATTGAGGAAAAAGACCAGCTGATTCCAGTCAGCCAAACGGAATTCTCCAAGGATAAATCTTTTGGTTTTACCGAAAGTAACCTCTGTAAGTGGATTGCAGAAAAAACAAATGGACGCATTCCAGAAACGAGCTGTCTATCTATATCGGTAGAACAGATTAGAAAGGGACCTGAAAAGGTACTTGATTTATTGTTACAAACTACTGGTAATCAGCCAATTATTGTGAATGCCCTTTGTTATGAAGATCTTGATACAGCAGCAATGGCCCTAATTAAAGCGGAACAACAGGGAAAAAAGTTTATCTATCGGACAGCTGCTTCCTTCGTCAAGTCGTATGGCGGTGTTGATGATCAGCCTTATTTAACTAAAGAAGAGATGGTAATTGGCAGAGATCATAATCGGGGCGGATTGGTGATTGTTGGCTCTCATGTAAAAAAAACGACGAATCAACTACAGCAATTATTAGCAGACTCTTCTTTAAATGCAGTTGAAATCAATGTAAATCATTTGCTTGAAAATGATAAACGAGACGAGGAGATTAATCGAATTAATCGAATGGTTCATTCCGCGGTTGAATCAGGAACTACTACTGTTGTTTACACCAGCAGGGAGTTAATTTATACCACGAATCGATTCGATAATTTGGCCATTAGCCAAAGAATTTCTAAGGCTCTTACGGATGTGATCCAATCATTAACCACTGCGCCTAAATTTATTATTGCAAAAGGGGGCATTACATCGAGTGATATTGCTACCCTTGGTTTAGAAATTAAAATGGCAAAGGTCATCGGCCAGGCAGCTCCGGGCATCCCTGTATGGCTCACTGGAGAGGAAGCAAAGTTTTCTGGTGTTCCCTATATCATTTTTCCAGGAAATGTGGGGGAAGATTCTACCTTACTGGAAATTGTATTGAAACTTACTTAA
- a CDS encoding HpcH/HpaI aldolase family protein codes for MLKQNEVFHNQTKTLLKENKKTAGAWLQLASPITAEIIAKAGYDWALIDMEHGPGDIMTLLTQCQALNAYDVVPLVRTPSNDHVVIKRILDAGAYGILVPHVNSAEEARKAVAAAKYPPMGIRGIAPSPRAGGFNMNGKNYLEHANEQTLVLAAVETPEALKKIHEIVAVEGLDGIFIGPMDLATSMNYFANPSAQEVQEAIKTIEEVVLNSNKFLGTVSGSMEEAFDLYEKGYQFVVSMSDSGSLGKLALENVKKFIGKYPTR; via the coding sequence ATGCTTAAACAAAATGAAGTTTTCCATAATCAAACAAAAACCCTTTTAAAAGAAAATAAAAAAACAGCTGGTGCATGGCTTCAGTTAGCCAGTCCTATCACTGCAGAAATCATCGCCAAGGCGGGATATGACTGGGCGCTAATTGATATGGAGCATGGACCTGGGGATATTATGACGCTTCTTACCCAGTGTCAGGCTTTAAATGCTTATGATGTTGTTCCATTAGTAAGAACACCATCGAATGACCATGTGGTTATTAAACGCATTTTAGACGCAGGTGCCTATGGGATCTTAGTTCCCCATGTTAATTCGGCTGAAGAGGCAAGAAAAGCAGTTGCTGCTGCAAAATATCCTCCAATGGGAATCAGAGGGATTGCTCCGAGCCCACGGGCAGGGGGATTCAACATGAACGGCAAGAATTATCTTGAGCATGCTAATGAACAAACGCTCGTTTTGGCAGCCGTAGAAACCCCAGAGGCACTCAAAAAGATTCATGAAATTGTTGCTGTAGAAGGGCTTGACGGGATCTTCATTGGTCCGATGGACTTAGCCACATCGATGAATTACTTTGCTAATCCCTCGGCACAAGAGGTGCAGGAAGCGATAAAGACCATTGAAGAAGTGGTTCTGAATAGTAATAAGTTTCTTGGAACTGTTTCCGGAAGTATGGAAGAGGCTTTCGATTTATACGAAAAAGGCTATCAATTTGTCGTAAGCATGTCTGATAGTGGATCACTAGGTAAATTGGCGCTAGAGAATGTAAAAAAGTTTATTGGAAAATATCCTACTCGTTAA
- a CDS encoding Gfo/Idh/MocA family protein translates to MSERCGINGEKVRLNMEGINVALLSRWHVHADDYARQVQENEHLTIQLVWDEDVKRGEEWAEELGVPFEQDIQAVLANPAIDAVIVSTPTNLHKEVILQAVKNKKHVFTEKVLAFSVTDCEEIYKAVEEQDVELMVSLPRLTDSTYLYAEKVVKEGLLGQLTSIRCRVAHNGAVAADGTAQGWLPKRFFDKEQCGGGSLIDLGAHPIYLTNRLAGPVHALHARLQQSNQHEVDDHAVVIVEYTSGALGVIETSFLSAGCPFQLELYGTHGTLLIEENQIRIKSNMLGNGEWVYPEENVTSLPMPMDQWVSAIQIGVTPTITKVDVMNLTRVNEAAALSHKEGRRIEL, encoded by the coding sequence ATGTCTGAGCGTTGTGGGATCAATGGAGAGAAAGTTAGATTGAATATGGAAGGGATCAATGTGGCATTATTGAGCAGGTGGCATGTCCATGCGGATGATTATGCTAGACAAGTACAGGAAAATGAACATCTTACAATCCAGCTTGTGTGGGATGAGGATGTAAAGCGCGGGGAAGAGTGGGCAGAGGAACTAGGTGTACCTTTTGAACAAGATATACAGGCTGTTCTGGCCAATCCGGCGATCGATGCGGTGATTGTCAGTACCCCGACGAATCTGCATAAGGAAGTCATTCTTCAAGCTGTAAAAAATAAGAAACATGTTTTCACGGAAAAGGTGCTGGCATTCTCCGTCACTGATTGTGAGGAAATCTATAAGGCGGTTGAAGAGCAGGATGTTGAGCTTATGGTGTCCCTGCCGAGGCTGACTGACTCCACTTATTTATATGCAGAAAAAGTAGTCAAGGAAGGCTTGCTCGGTCAATTGACGTCCATTCGATGCCGTGTCGCTCATAATGGTGCGGTTGCCGCAGATGGAACAGCACAAGGCTGGCTGCCAAAGCGTTTCTTTGACAAAGAACAATGCGGCGGCGGTTCCTTGATTGATCTGGGCGCACACCCGATTTATTTAACGAATCGTCTAGCGGGGCCTGTTCATGCACTCCATGCACGATTACAACAAAGTAATCAACATGAAGTGGACGATCATGCTGTCGTGATTGTCGAGTATACTTCCGGTGCGCTAGGTGTGATTGAAACTAGTTTTTTATCTGCTGGTTGTCCTTTTCAATTAGAGCTTTATGGTACACATGGGACGCTGTTAATCGAGGAAAATCAGATTCGTATAAAAAGTAATATGCTTGGAAATGGTGAATGGGTCTATCCTGAAGAAAACGTAACCTCTTTACCGATGCCAATGGATCAGTGGGTTTCCGCCATTCAAATAGGGGTCACACCAACTATTACAAAAGTAGATGTTATGAATTTGACACGGGTAAACGAGGCGGCAGCGTTGTCTCATAAAGAAGGACGAAGAATTGAACTGTGA
- a CDS encoding putative bifunctional diguanylate cyclase/phosphodiesterase: MSDVLSGRIFNISLKKQVLVILFYFFPAFLDFWDPGDQYFHNILWLFYLIPTLIFVLEKGTIHGVITTGVGSIIILLVESIQPSGIVKHEMIMITELLFVNIFITFAVGVLVRKNSEIIHQLKEKKIELEYLSYHDMLTGLFNMNYLNNHLTREFHESKVYGIPTCMMFFNLDRFKLINDSYGHQIGDQLLKMVSKRLINTVQHMGTVVRAGGDDFILFLPNTNISRAEDFSKWLLDEFSKSFYLEKQEIRIAASIGIAHVLKDDSLEDTIQKASSALHFAKEYGGGQYQLYSSEFMEIANRRLLLEQRLKRALQEKELEIYYQPKLNINANQITGMEALTRWNDSVLGPISPVEFIPIAEQTGLITSIGKWVLKEACRQTVEWNEIGYTPIHVCVNISGKQFLQDDFVNMIEQILNESSLSPEFLNLEVTETIALNNIHETIRKLEQLRRIGVTISLDDFGTGYSSLSYVKSLPIDFLKIDRSFINGILINKQDTAIIDTIISLAHSLGFKVVAEGVEAESQLRGLEQMGCDEIQGYYIAKPMDPVTFKNFIDKMWRKTTDGHELLVN, encoded by the coding sequence GTGTCCGATGTATTATCAGGTCGAATTTTCAACATTTCTTTAAAAAAACAAGTGTTGGTTATATTGTTTTATTTTTTTCCTGCCTTTCTAGACTTTTGGGACCCGGGGGATCAGTATTTTCATAATATTCTTTGGCTATTTTACCTTATTCCAACATTAATTTTTGTTTTAGAAAAGGGAACAATCCATGGAGTAATTACTACCGGAGTAGGGTCTATTATCATTCTACTAGTGGAATCAATCCAGCCAAGTGGTATCGTAAAACATGAAATGATCATGATTACAGAGCTATTGTTTGTTAATATTTTTATTACCTTTGCGGTCGGGGTACTTGTTCGAAAGAATAGTGAAATTATCCATCAACTTAAGGAGAAAAAAATTGAATTGGAATATTTATCCTACCACGATATGTTAACTGGACTTTTCAATATGAATTACTTAAATAATCATTTAACAAGAGAATTCCATGAGTCCAAAGTCTATGGAATACCGACCTGTATGATGTTTTTTAATTTAGATCGTTTTAAATTAATTAATGACTCCTATGGACATCAGATCGGTGATCAATTGCTAAAAATGGTTTCTAAGAGATTGATCAATACAGTACAGCACATGGGGACAGTGGTTCGTGCTGGTGGAGATGATTTTATTCTTTTCTTGCCAAACACTAATATAAGTCGAGCTGAGGATTTTTCCAAATGGTTATTAGATGAATTCTCGAAATCCTTTTATCTAGAAAAGCAGGAAATTAGAATAGCTGCCAGCATTGGTATTGCTCATGTACTGAAGGATGATTCTTTAGAAGATACAATCCAAAAGGCAAGTTCTGCCTTGCACTTTGCTAAAGAATACGGTGGAGGCCAATATCAACTATATTCTTCAGAATTTATGGAAATTGCAAATAGAAGGCTTCTTCTCGAACAAAGATTAAAAAGGGCATTACAAGAAAAGGAACTTGAAATATACTATCAACCCAAACTTAATATTAATGCAAATCAAATAACGGGTATGGAGGCCCTCACAAGATGGAATGATTCTGTTTTAGGACCGATATCTCCCGTTGAGTTTATCCCAATCGCAGAACAAACAGGGCTCATTACTTCAATTGGAAAATGGGTTTTGAAAGAGGCATGTAGACAAACTGTTGAATGGAATGAAATCGGCTATACTCCCATACATGTCTGTGTTAATATATCAGGCAAACAATTTTTGCAAGATGATTTTGTCAATATGATTGAACAAATATTAAATGAGAGCAGCCTGTCACCTGAATTTCTAAATCTAGAAGTGACGGAAACCATTGCACTAAACAATATACACGAAACCATTCGCAAATTAGAGCAATTAAGACGGATAGGGGTTACTATTTCTTTGGATGATTTTGGAACGGGGTATTCATCATTAAGTTATGTTAAATCTTTACCTATAGATTTTCTTAAAATTGATAGGTCCTTTATTAATGGAATTCTAATAAACAAACAAGATACAGCTATAATTGATACAATCATTTCCTTAGCACACTCACTGGGCTTTAAAGTGGTGGCAGAAGGCGTAGAGGCTGAGTCGCAACTTCGAGGGTTAGAGCAGATGGGTTGTGATGAAATTCAAGGGTATTACATTGCTAAGCCAATGGATCCTGTGACATTTAAAAATTTTATAGATAAAATGTGGCGAAAAACTACTGATGGTCATGAGCTTTTAGTTAATTAA
- a CDS encoding DUF2935 domain-containing protein — MGYTDNYQRDIYGILDFWVRNSYDHSLFFDREISHHELELARTNQHSTQRMGSVLKKIEAKAPDLGTLIHEAQQAVHEYHGIVAYTMDKALHCEVIISTPTSLLDHMVREAEESQRIFKLLLSGGGQYSPADASIHESTFWLRQMADHLIYIEHYLDASNYELREKVRVMAHKFERLLLQAQALKTMIRKPRNEMLPVLTQFNHMIIKEAKDLEAFKLELDDLIKKCAAVTTSPPNLLEHIAREAHHLWRNLEEGIIT; from the coding sequence ATGGGGTATACAGACAACTACCAGAGAGATATCTATGGAATACTTGATTTTTGGGTACGAAATAGTTATGATCACAGCCTTTTCTTTGACAGGGAGATAAGCCATCATGAACTTGAGTTAGCCCGTACAAACCAACATTCAACCCAACGTATGGGGTCCGTTCTTAAAAAGATAGAAGCGAAAGCGCCCGATCTCGGAACATTAATTCATGAGGCGCAACAAGCTGTACACGAATATCATGGTATAGTCGCATATACTATGGATAAAGCTTTACACTGCGAGGTCATTATTTCAACGCCTACCTCACTTCTCGATCATATGGTAAGAGAAGCAGAAGAATCCCAGAGGATCTTCAAACTGTTACTAAGTGGTGGCGGGCAATATTCACCCGCGGATGCATCCATACACGAAAGTACATTTTGGTTAAGACAAATGGCGGATCATTTAATCTATATAGAGCATTACTTAGACGCCTCCAATTATGAACTCCGTGAAAAGGTGAGGGTGATGGCCCATAAGTTTGAACGGCTGCTATTACAGGCGCAGGCGTTAAAGACGATGATACGCAAACCACGCAATGAAATGCTGCCAGTTTTAACACAATTTAATCATATGATTATAAAAGAGGCAAAGGATCTAGAAGCATTTAAGTTAGAATTAGATGATCTAATCAAAAAATGTGCGGCGGTTACAACTTCCCCGCCAAATCTGTTGGAACATATTGCCAGGGAAGCCCATCACTTATGGAGGAATCTAGAGGAAGGAATTATAACTTAA
- a CDS encoding cupin domain-containing protein produces the protein MAVKANEKILKRVIRKEDFVADKTAFIDARTPGSDKKENYCIIGPGVSENPNRFINLEEPHGFNIGAAAMPNGCVNSLHLHQTAEVFIVARGTWRFIWGNEGKDGEAILKEGDVISLPTHIFRGFKNIGSDDGFLFSILGEDDPKKVTWGPQVLRDAKDYGLVLLEDGQLIDTAAGEIIPESVNVVEPMSEEELVKIRKVTQEEMEARVFWFQNRQPHENAFLDCKLEGGKKLTYGIIGPGMSEDENRPTIVTNPHSFSLELIEAEPGNGFHAFSQTNTQVLIVYKGEWKVSWNQDGEEGEAILSEKDIMSVPKNLVRSIKNVGNETGFLYIVNGGDERVQPKWADSEVGNK, from the coding sequence TTGGCAGTTAAAGCAAATGAAAAAATATTAAAAAGAGTGATTCGTAAGGAGGACTTTGTTGCAGATAAAACAGCATTTATAGATGCACGGACACCTGGTTCTGATAAAAAAGAAAACTATTGCATTATTGGACCAGGAGTTTCTGAAAACCCAAATCGTTTTATCAACTTAGAAGAGCCTCACGGATTTAATATCGGTGCTGCGGCCATGCCGAATGGTTGTGTAAATTCCCTTCATTTACATCAAACTGCTGAGGTATTCATTGTGGCAAGAGGTACTTGGCGGTTTATTTGGGGGAATGAAGGAAAAGATGGAGAAGCGATTCTTAAAGAGGGAGACGTTATTTCTCTACCAACCCATATTTTCCGAGGATTTAAAAATATAGGATCTGATGATGGTTTTCTATTCTCCATTTTAGGTGAAGATGATCCGAAAAAGGTAACTTGGGGACCTCAAGTATTACGTGATGCAAAAGACTATGGCCTAGTTCTTCTTGAAGATGGTCAATTAATTGATACAGCAGCAGGTGAAATCATCCCTGAGAGTGTAAACGTGGTTGAACCTATGAGCGAGGAAGAACTGGTTAAAATTCGCAAAGTAACTCAGGAAGAAATGGAAGCACGTGTTTTCTGGTTCCAAAATCGCCAGCCTCATGAAAATGCATTTTTAGATTGTAAATTGGAAGGTGGAAAGAAGCTAACCTACGGCATTATTGGACCGGGAATGTCGGAAGATGAAAACCGACCAACGATTGTCACAAATCCGCACTCATTTAGTCTAGAACTAATCGAAGCAGAGCCGGGGAATGGTTTCCATGCTTTCAGTCAGACGAATACACAAGTACTAATTGTTTACAAAGGTGAATGGAAAGTTTCTTGGAATCAAGACGGAGAAGAAGGAGAAGCAATCTTATCTGAAAAGGATATCATGTCTGTTCCTAAAAACCTGGTTAGAAGTATTAAGAACGTAGGGAATGAAACAGGTTTCTTGTATATTGTTAATGGTGGTGACGAACGCGTCCAGCCTAAGTGGGCTGACTCGGAAGTCGGGAACAAATAA
- a CDS encoding polysaccharide deacetylase family protein: MQPILCSSVFMISLGGFTIPSKAMFQDSTRNSIIQTSAELHKDSLYQKIQAYNEEHEIKPIDAKVDRVWKAIPGYNGLRVNSKASYKKMKAEGTFDTNKIVYKEIPPKIHLEDLGSEPIYRGNPQKPMVTLLINVAWGNEYIPSILKTLNDYQVKATFFFDGSWVKKNPDLAKMISKEGHEIGNHAYSHPDLKQRSRMETLEEIQKTNDVIEETVGMKPVWFTPPSGSFNQITVNVAHELNMKTIMWTVDTVDWRKPATLEMVRRVVSKVENGSMVLMHPTKPTAEGIGAMITDIKAKGYKLGTVSELMSERRVN; the protein is encoded by the coding sequence ATGCAGCCCATACTGTGTTCGAGCGTGTTCATGATATCTTTGGGCGGGTTTACTATTCCAAGTAAAGCTATGTTCCAAGATTCCACTAGGAATAGCATAATCCAAACTTCCGCGGAATTACATAAGGATAGTCTTTATCAAAAGATTCAAGCCTACAATGAAGAGCATGAAATTAAGCCGATTGATGCAAAAGTTGACAGGGTCTGGAAGGCGATACCTGGGTACAATGGATTGCGTGTAAACAGTAAGGCTAGTTATAAAAAAATGAAAGCAGAAGGTACCTTTGACACAAACAAGATCGTTTATAAGGAAATACCGCCCAAAATCCATTTGGAAGATTTAGGTTCCGAACCGATTTACAGAGGTAACCCGCAAAAACCAATGGTTACCCTGCTAATCAATGTTGCCTGGGGTAACGAATACATCCCGTCCATTCTTAAAACCCTGAACGATTATCAGGTCAAGGCGACATTTTTCTTTGATGGCAGCTGGGTTAAAAAGAACCCTGATCTGGCTAAGATGATCAGTAAAGAAGGTCATGAAATTGGCAATCATGCATATAGCCATCCTGATCTCAAACAGCGCTCTAGGATGGAGACGTTGGAAGAGATTCAAAAAACGAATGATGTCATTGAGGAAACAGTAGGTATGAAACCGGTGTGGTTCACACCGCCAAGTGGAAGTTTTAATCAGATAACAGTGAATGTAGCCCATGAACTTAACATGAAGACCATTATGTGGACAGTTGATACGGTAGATTGGAGAAAACCTGCCACTTTAGAAATGGTTAGAAGGGTTGTGTCAAAGGTAGAAAATGGATCGATGGTTCTAATGCATCCTACGAAGCCCACGGCTGAAGGGATAGGAGCCATGATAACGGATATTAAAGCAAAAGGGTATAAACTCGGCACCGTCAGCGAACTTATGAGTGAGAGGCGCGTTAATTAA
- a CDS encoding RNA polymerase sigma factor produces MSEYRKEEITDWYDQHSKSILTFILLMVKDNQQAEDLTHDTFVKAYLYYDSFKNHSSEKTWLFSIAHNLTVDFLRKRKPSVIFKEFFLSQKDNNLLPEEIFKIKEDPYELYKALGEIKDTYRKVIVLRKIKGFSIEDTGKILSWSERISK; encoded by the coding sequence TTGTCAGAGTACAGAAAAGAAGAAATTACAGATTGGTATGACCAACATAGTAAATCGATTTTAACCTTTATATTATTGATGGTTAAGGACAATCAACAAGCAGAAGATTTAACCCACGATACGTTTGTTAAAGCATATTTATATTATGATTCATTTAAAAATCACTCAAGTGAAAAAACATGGTTATTTAGTATTGCTCATAATCTAACGGTGGATTTTTTAAGAAAGCGTAAGCCAAGCGTAATCTTTAAAGAATTTTTTCTTTCACAAAAAGACAATAATCTATTGCCTGAAGAGATTTTTAAAATAAAAGAGGACCCATATGAACTTTATAAAGCGTTAGGTGAAATCAAAGATACATATAGAAAAGTGATAGTTTTAAGAAAGATCAAGGGTTTTTCTATAGAGGATACTGGAAAGATTTTGAGTTGGTCTGAACGAATATCGAAGTAG
- a CDS encoding competence protein ComK — MFLENKYIITPDFNFMVGQYDRNAKLCTIVTERNRIFIVDRSPLEILDDSIRCIGFNLKGAMETSKLLLGDKQMCPVMVNPIHKIVVFPNKSAKHADTMWFNPCNILRTNTFNRKARVEFKNGLIITVPSKLYSFNHKLQTADQFRNIMSGQGDDPFSKSKGPKKGA; from the coding sequence ATGTTTTTGGAAAATAAGTATATAATTACTCCGGATTTTAATTTTATGGTTGGTCAATATGATCGGAATGCAAAGCTGTGTACAATTGTAACTGAGCGTAATAGAATATTTATTGTTGATCGATCCCCCTTAGAAATCCTAGATGATAGTATCAGATGTATTGGTTTCAATTTGAAAGGTGCAATGGAAACATCAAAGTTACTCCTTGGCGACAAACAAATGTGCCCTGTAATGGTTAATCCCATACATAAGATTGTTGTATTTCCTAATAAATCTGCTAAACACGCTGACACTATGTGGTTTAATCCGTGTAATATTTTAAGAACAAACACTTTTAATCGAAAAGCCAGGGTAGAGTTTAAGAATGGTTTGATTATTACGGTTCCTTCTAAGCTTTATTCCTTTAACCATAAACTGCAAACCGCAGACCAATTTAGAAACATCATGTCAGGGCAAGGAGACGACCCTTTTTCCAAATCGAAGGGTCCTAAAAAAGGGGCATAA
- a CDS encoding LacI family DNA-binding transcriptional regulator — MATIHDVAKLANVSIATVSRVTSNEEVVNEKTKKRVLKAMEELGYLPNSAARTLRMAQSNIIVVLMINIKNSFFSEFIRGIEEVAREAGYYLLIGSTDGDTEKEKEYINLIRESRADGVILTTANAQADTAIDKISQNSPMVLTFDYIPNPDIPSISIDNESASRKITNHLVELGHHRIAHITGDMKRLQSQTRLAGYKQAFYQHNLLIDESLIQEGGYLLEDGYSAAQKLLAFENRPTAIYGGNDNVAIGALKAVQDAGLRVPEDIAIVGFDDIDMARYTNPGLTTIHQPRYEIGKRAMDLLLKKIKKEKIDRPHIILEDQLMIRQSCGHALQTDSLGKNT, encoded by the coding sequence TTGGCTACTATTCATGATGTTGCAAAACTTGCAAACGTTTCTATAGCAACAGTTTCGAGAGTTACATCCAATGAGGAAGTTGTTAACGAAAAAACAAAAAAACGAGTGCTAAAAGCGATGGAAGAACTAGGGTACCTCCCCAATAGTGCTGCCCGTACGCTGCGAATGGCACAAAGTAATATTATCGTTGTCTTAATGATTAATATTAAAAACTCATTCTTTTCTGAGTTTATTAGAGGTATTGAAGAGGTGGCTCGTGAGGCGGGATACTATCTATTAATTGGCAGTACGGATGGAGATACGGAAAAAGAAAAAGAATATATCAATCTTATTCGCGAAAGCCGTGCCGATGGGGTCATTTTAACAACTGCTAACGCACAAGCAGATACTGCTATTGATAAAATCAGTCAAAATAGTCCGATGGTATTAACATTTGATTATATCCCCAATCCAGATATTCCATCGATTTCAATTGACAATGAGAGTGCCAGCAGAAAAATAACCAATCATCTTGTTGAATTGGGGCATCATCGGATTGCCCATATAACAGGTGATATGAAGCGGCTGCAAAGCCAGACTCGTTTAGCCGGCTATAAACAAGCGTTTTATCAACATAATCTTTTGATCGATGAATCGTTAATCCAAGAAGGGGGTTATCTTCTTGAAGACGGCTATTCGGCGGCTCAAAAACTGCTTGCCTTTGAAAACCGGCCGACTGCCATTTATGGCGGAAATGATAATGTCGCAATTGGTGCACTGAAAGCTGTTCAAGATGCGGGATTACGGGTTCCCGAAGATATTGCCATTGTCGGGTTTGATGATATTGATATGGCACGTTATACCAATCCAGGCTTAACGACCATTCACCAGCCCAGATATGAAATTGGGAAAAGGGCAATGGATTTACTTTTAAAGAAAATAAAAAAAGAAAAGATTGACCGCCCGCATATCATTCTTGAAGACCAGCTCATGATACGACAATCTTGTGGTCACGCTTTACAAACAGATTCACTAGGAAAAAACACTTAG